In Phaeobacter porticola, one DNA window encodes the following:
- the asd gene encoding archaetidylserine decarboxylase (Phosphatidylserine decarboxylase is synthesized as a single chain precursor. Generation of the pyruvoyl active site from a Ser is coupled to cleavage of a Gly-Ser bond between the larger (beta) and smaller (alpha chains). It is an integral membrane protein.) has protein sequence MQRDPILVVDRDTGETFEEVVLGESWIRWAYQNASAKPVEKLLFRSALISRLMGAWFDSRFSKGKIKAVVEDLAIDMSEATEPTENYATFNSFFARHLKPVARPFREDPREIVSPADGRVLVFPELAEDVFVPVKGHPMSILTMLPGIADRFIGGALAIVRLCPADYHRYHFPASGRISAAKDLPGALHSVNPIALGAGPDVFGENKRSWTLIDTDTIDSYAFVEVGAFGVGSIINTRTSGAVEKMDEKGYFKFGGSTVVVVFEPGRVQFSDDLVTNSAKGRETLVKVGQPLATAI, from the coding sequence ATGCAGCGCGACCCGATTCTAGTTGTTGACCGCGATACCGGCGAAACCTTTGAGGAGGTGGTGCTGGGAGAGTCATGGATCCGCTGGGCCTATCAGAACGCCAGCGCCAAGCCTGTGGAAAAACTGCTGTTCCGCTCCGCCCTGATCAGCCGCCTGATGGGCGCTTGGTTCGACTCGCGGTTTTCCAAGGGGAAGATCAAGGCCGTGGTCGAGGACCTTGCCATCGACATGAGCGAGGCAACGGAACCAACGGAAAACTATGCAACTTTCAACAGCTTCTTCGCCCGCCATCTAAAGCCTGTGGCACGCCCCTTTCGTGAGGATCCCCGCGAGATCGTCAGCCCCGCAGATGGCCGCGTGCTGGTGTTTCCAGAGCTGGCCGAGGATGTGTTTGTCCCCGTGAAGGGGCATCCGATGTCCATTCTCACTATGCTGCCCGGCATCGCGGACCGGTTCATCGGTGGCGCATTGGCCATCGTCCGGCTCTGTCCTGCGGATTATCACCGCTATCACTTCCCCGCCTCCGGTCGGATCAGCGCCGCCAAGGATCTGCCCGGCGCGCTCCATTCGGTGAACCCGATTGCACTGGGGGCCGGGCCGGATGTCTTTGGCGAGAACAAGCGCAGCTGGACCCTGATCGACACAGACACCATTGACAGTTACGCTTTTGTCGAGGTGGGTGCCTTTGGCGTTGGCTCCATCATCAACACCCGCACCTCAGGCGCGGTCGAGAAGATGGACGAAAAGGGCTATTTCAAATTCGGCGGCTCCACGGTCGTGGTGGTGTTCGAACCGGGCCGCGTGCAGTTCAGCGACGATCTGGTCACCAACAGCGCCAAGGGCCGCGAGACGCTTGTGAAAGTCGGCCAACCGCTGGCCACGGCTATTTGA
- the speE gene encoding polyamine aminopropyltransferase, translated as MSDQTWNTERLHAHYAQSLRVDEMLYDSNTEHQRLKVFQNGQFGRILTLDDVVQTTEGDNFIYHEMLTHVPILAHGNAKRVLIIGGGDGGMAREALRHTSVEHVTMVEIDAGVVDFSKEYLPMLSDGAFDDPRLNLVINDGALFMKENTEKFDVIIVDSTDPIGPGEVLFTDTFYGHAARSLSEDGIIVTQNGVPFMQGDELTGTLRAFQALFADASCYLATVPTYAGGPMAFGWGSHSDKARNVRLEDLEARFAAAGIDTGYYNPEVHKAAFALPNYVKKLFP; from the coding sequence ATGAGCGATCAGACCTGGAACACCGAACGCCTGCATGCGCATTACGCGCAATCCCTGCGCGTCGATGAGATGCTTTATGACAGCAACACCGAGCATCAGCGCCTAAAGGTGTTTCAGAACGGTCAGTTCGGCCGCATTCTGACGCTGGATGACGTGGTGCAGACCACCGAAGGCGACAATTTCATCTACCACGAGATGCTGACCCATGTGCCGATTCTGGCCCATGGCAACGCAAAACGCGTGCTGATCATTGGCGGCGGCGACGGCGGCATGGCCCGCGAGGCGCTACGCCACACCTCGGTCGAGCATGTGACCATGGTGGAGATTGATGCAGGCGTGGTGGATTTCTCGAAAGAGTATCTGCCGATGCTGAGCGACGGCGCCTTTGACGACCCGCGGCTCAATCTGGTGATCAATGACGGTGCGCTCTTCATGAAAGAGAACACTGAGAAGTTCGACGTGATCATCGTCGATTCCACCGATCCCATCGGCCCCGGCGAAGTGCTGTTCACCGACACCTTCTATGGACATGCAGCTCGCTCGCTGTCTGAGGATGGCATCATCGTCACGCAGAACGGCGTGCCCTTCATGCAGGGCGATGAGCTGACCGGCACCCTGCGCGCGTTCCAGGCGCTGTTTGCCGATGCCTCCTGCTATCTGGCCACCGTGCCCACTTATGCTGGCGGACCGATGGCCTTTGGCTGGGGCAGCCATTCGGACAAGGCCCGCAATGTGCGGCTTGAGGATCTGGAGGCGCGCTTTGCCGCGGCTGGAATCGATACCGGGTATTACAACCCGGAGGTTCACAAGGCCGCCTTTGCCTTGCCGAACTATGTGAAAAAGCTGTTTCCGTAA
- the speD gene encoding adenosylmethionine decarboxylase has product MTDANLFQLGIGLETGAQEEDTARSATTAIVNSLVDSDREDHFIRRDGKVFAGTHLIIEVMNGSGLDCETRIQNAFRKCVEVCGATLLHIHTHKFSPQGVSGVAVLAESHISVHTWPEIGYGAFDVFMCGDAEPWNAVDVLKEAFDTPTVEVRELLRGEEFLAKGIPSKEVAA; this is encoded by the coding sequence ATGACGGACGCCAACCTCTTCCAACTGGGGATCGGTCTGGAGACAGGCGCCCAAGAGGAAGATACCGCCCGCAGTGCAACCACTGCGATCGTAAACTCACTTGTGGATTCGGATCGCGAAGACCATTTCATCCGTCGGGATGGAAAGGTGTTTGCCGGAACCCATCTCATTATCGAGGTCATGAACGGCAGCGGTCTGGATTGCGAAACCCGCATTCAGAACGCGTTCCGCAAATGCGTCGAAGTCTGTGGCGCAACGCTCCTGCATATTCACACCCATAAATTCTCGCCGCAGGGCGTGTCCGGTGTCGCGGTGCTGGCCGAGAGCCATATCTCCGTCCACACCTGGCCCGAGATCGGCTATGGCGCCTTTGACGTCTTCATGTGCGGTGATGCCGAACCGTGGAACGCGGTTGATGTGCTGAAAGAGGCCTTTGATACGCCCACCGTTGAGGTACGCGAACTGCTGCGCGGCGAGGAATTCCTCGCCAAGGGGATCCCATCCAAGGAGGTCGCAGCATGA
- a CDS encoding DUF1127 domain-containing protein, whose protein sequence is MTQNATPPSPDMLYLSSRPALPVLAEVAVSFAVLVTKWTVRQRTRQALRQLPPELLKDVGLTREEARHQGTLPFWRP, encoded by the coding sequence ATGACACAGAACGCAACACCACCTTCGCCGGATATGCTCTATCTCTCCAGCCGCCCCGCCCTGCCGGTGCTGGCGGAGGTTGCAGTCTCCTTTGCGGTTCTGGTCACCAAATGGACAGTGCGTCAGCGCACCCGCCAGGCATTGCGCCAATTGCCTCCGGAATTGCTCAAAGATGTTGGGCTAACCCGTGAAGAGGCACGGCATCAAGGAACTCTTCCGTTCTGGCGCCCATGA
- a CDS encoding PLP-dependent aminotransferase family protein, whose protein sequence is MGTIWPDELPTDLSGQSGPKYQRVADTIRNAVEDGTLCIGTKLPPVRELAYQLKITPGTVARAYTLLTDDGLLQAEVGRGTFVAERQTKVPDDVWSRQLHLQEAKDPDHVSLFSPRLVDVGQVAAIREALIKVSQSDALQFLNYPTRDAYRPLREAVVNWLSQDPLGPLDERDVVLTHGGQNGILTVMQAILKGPQPTVLVEDLSYAGFRRAAELVRAKVVGVAMDEHGILPASLELAIRKTGSTVLCTSPEVHNPTGLYTPLERRQQILEVLRRHDVQIIEDDCYRMGDARAPSYRALAPDLSWHVSSISKTLTPSLRVGFALAPKGRGPDLRRMAEYSYFGIAQPVAELTRLLLSDPRTRKLVADVRREMDNYIRIAVNTLGGFDLIWSESVPFLWLKLPSGWRAAAFTRAAEAQGVQIRSADEFALRDGRAPNAVRIAVNGHVSPKRFEEAMLRLRSLLDNPPEQISV, encoded by the coding sequence ATGGGTACAATTTGGCCAGATGAGCTGCCAACCGATCTTTCTGGCCAGTCCGGTCCTAAATATCAGCGAGTCGCCGATACAATCCGAAACGCGGTTGAGGATGGGACGCTTTGTATTGGTACAAAGTTGCCACCGGTGCGCGAGCTGGCTTATCAGTTGAAAATCACCCCCGGAACCGTGGCACGCGCCTATACACTGTTGACAGACGATGGCCTGCTACAGGCCGAGGTTGGTCGCGGCACCTTTGTCGCAGAGCGCCAGACCAAGGTGCCGGATGACGTTTGGTCGCGACAGCTGCATCTGCAAGAGGCAAAGGACCCCGACCATGTCAGCCTGTTCAGTCCGCGCCTGGTGGATGTCGGGCAGGTGGCTGCTATCCGCGAGGCGCTGATTAAAGTGTCGCAAAGCGACGCGCTACAATTTCTGAACTACCCGACACGCGATGCCTATCGCCCCTTGCGTGAGGCTGTGGTGAACTGGCTGTCGCAGGATCCACTGGGCCCGCTGGATGAGCGTGACGTTGTGCTGACCCATGGCGGGCAGAATGGCATCCTGACGGTGATGCAAGCCATTCTGAAGGGGCCACAGCCTACGGTACTGGTCGAGGATCTTTCTTATGCCGGCTTTCGCCGCGCGGCTGAACTGGTACGGGCCAAGGTGGTCGGCGTTGCGATGGACGAGCATGGCATCCTGCCGGCTTCGCTGGAGCTGGCGATCCGCAAAACAGGCTCAACCGTTCTATGCACCAGTCCCGAGGTGCATAATCCGACCGGGCTTTATACGCCGCTGGAACGTCGCCAGCAGATCCTTGAAGTTCTACGTCGCCACGATGTACAGATCATCGAGGACGACTGCTACCGCATGGGGGACGCCCGCGCGCCAAGCTACCGCGCCCTGGCGCCGGATCTGTCCTGGCATGTCTCGTCGATTTCCAAAACCCTGACACCTTCGCTGCGGGTTGGTTTCGCACTGGCACCCAAGGGCCGTGGCCCGGACCTACGGCGTATGGCAGAATACAGTTACTTCGGGATCGCGCAGCCGGTTGCCGAGCTGACGCGCCTTCTGCTGTCTGATCCGCGCACAAGGAAACTGGTCGCCGATGTGCGTCGCGAAATGGACAATTACATACGGATCGCTGTCAACACTCTGGGTGGGTTTGATCTGATCTGGTCGGAGAGCGTGCCGTTTCTGTGGCTCAAACTGCCCTCGGGCTGGCGCGCCGCAGCATTCACCCGCGCGGCGGAGGCGCAGGGGGTCCAAATCCGATCCGCAGATGAATTTGCCCTACGCGATGGTCGCGCGCCCAATGCAGTGCGGATCGCGGTGAACGGTCATGTCTCGCCCAAACGGTTTGAGGAGGCGATGCTGCGCCTGCGCTCGCTGCTCGACAACCCACCGGAGCAGATCAGCGTCTGA
- the rplM gene encoding 50S ribosomal protein L13 encodes MKTFSATPADIDKKWILIDAEGVVLGRLASIIAMRLRGKHKPSFTPHMDMGDNVIVVNADKIQMTGKKREEHFYWHTGHPGGIKSRTKQEILDGAHPERVVYQAVKRMLPGNRLSRQQMTNLRIYASAEHPHEAQSPEVLDVKSMNKKNTRS; translated from the coding sequence ATGAAAACCTTTTCTGCTACACCGGCAGACATCGACAAGAAGTGGATCCTGATCGACGCCGAGGGCGTTGTTCTGGGCCGTCTTGCCTCGATCATTGCCATGCGCCTGCGTGGCAAGCACAAGCCGTCGTTCACACCGCATATGGATATGGGCGACAACGTCATCGTCGTCAACGCTGACAAGATCCAGATGACCGGCAAGAAGCGCGAAGAGCACTTCTACTGGCACACCGGTCACCCCGGTGGCATCAAATCGCGCACCAAACAGGAAATCCTGGACGGTGCCCACCCCGAGCGCGTTGTCTATCAGGCCGTCAAACGGATGCTTCCCGGCAACCGTCTGTCGCGTCAGCAGATGACTAACCTGCGCATCTATGCAAGTGCCGAGCACCCGCATGAAGCCCAGTCCCCCGAGGTTCTGGATGTTAAATCCATGAACAAGAAAAACACCCGGAGCTGA
- the rpsI gene encoding 30S ribosomal protein S9 translates to MADQINTLEELGAVAGVETVAEETISREPVRDELGRAYATGKRKDAVARVWIKPGSGKVSVNGKELNAYFARPVLQMILRQPFQVAGVEGEFDVYATVKGGGLSGQAGAVKHGISKALQLYNPSLRGALKAAGFLTRDSRVVERKKFGRRKARRSFQFSKR, encoded by the coding sequence ATGGCTGATCAGATCAACACTCTCGAAGAGCTCGGCGCCGTTGCAGGCGTAGAAACCGTAGCCGAAGAAACCATTTCGCGCGAACCCGTTCGTGACGAGTTGGGTCGTGCCTATGCAACCGGCAAACGGAAAGATGCGGTTGCCCGCGTCTGGATCAAGCCGGGTTCCGGCAAGGTCTCCGTCAACGGTAAAGAGCTGAACGCATATTTTGCACGCCCTGTGCTGCAGATGATCCTGCGCCAGCCGTTCCAGGTTGCCGGTGTCGAAGGCGAATTCGACGTCTACGCAACCGTCAAGGGCGGTGGCCTCTCCGGTCAGGCCGGTGCGGTCAAGCACGGCATCTCCAAGGCGTTGCAACTGTACAACCCGTCCCTGCGTGGCGCGTTGAAAGCTGCTGGCTTCCTGACCCGCGACAGCCGTGTCGTTGAGCGTAAGAAATTCGGCCGCCGCAAAGCGCGTCGTTCGTTCCAGTTCTCCAAGCGTTAA
- a CDS encoding TetR/AcrR family transcriptional regulator yields MPKRGYHHGNLRQALVEAALHLIEAKGPTGFTLSEAAKQAGVTPAAVYRHFKGREDLIAEAGRQGYVMFTDLMQHAYDKYQPSALAAFEATGRAYLAFARKHPGHYIAMFESGISVNRTPELAEAANRARAILERAAADLSKHIPVEKRPPASMFSAHILAMSHGVVELYARNSPGAASPFPPEDLLESGIGIYLRGLGLIEPDS; encoded by the coding sequence ATGCCTAAACGCGGATATCACCACGGCAACCTGCGGCAGGCTCTGGTTGAGGCAGCACTCCATCTGATCGAGGCCAAGGGCCCGACCGGTTTCACCCTCTCGGAAGCAGCCAAACAGGCAGGCGTCACCCCGGCGGCGGTCTATCGCCATTTCAAGGGGCGCGAGGATTTGATCGCAGAGGCCGGCAGGCAGGGCTATGTCATGTTTACCGACCTGATGCAGCACGCCTATGATAAATATCAGCCCTCGGCCCTGGCCGCGTTTGAGGCCACAGGCCGGGCCTATCTGGCGTTTGCGCGCAAACATCCGGGCCATTACATCGCAATGTTCGAGAGTGGCATTTCCGTGAACCGCACGCCAGAGCTGGCAGAGGCCGCCAACCGCGCCCGTGCCATCCTGGAACGGGCCGCCGCAGACCTAAGCAAGCATATCCCGGTTGAGAAGCGCCCCCCGGCCTCGATGTTCTCGGCCCATATTCTGGCGATGAGCCATGGGGTGGTCGAGCTTTACGCGCGAAACTCCCCCGGCGCGGCCTCGCCCTTCCCGCCTGAGGATCTGTTGGAAAGCGGCATTGGCATTTACCTGCGCGGGCTGGGTTTGATCGAACCTGACAGCTGA
- the ppk2 gene encoding polyphosphate kinase 2 — MPLPFDGAISAFYETKAPDEIRAAIKGADKGALLDPGYPYDTRMSRKRYEKEMAKLQIELVKMQSWARETGARIAILFEGRDAAGKGGTIKRFRENLNPRGARIVALSKPSEREQTQWYFQRYITHLPSAGEIVFFDRSWYNRGVVEPVFGFCTDAQRERFFDQVNGFEEALVEDGIQLFKIWLNVGRAEQLRRFLSRETDPLKQWKLSPIDIKGLGLWQEYSTAIADTLKRSHSSHAPWTIVRSDDKRRARLAAIRQVLHALDYPNKDAKALGDLDGDISGGPDLWDA; from the coding sequence ATGCCCCTGCCCTTTGATGGCGCGATCAGTGCGTTTTACGAAACCAAAGCCCCCGATGAGATCCGCGCAGCGATCAAAGGCGCGGACAAGGGGGCCCTGCTGGATCCCGGCTATCCCTATGACACACGGATGAGCCGCAAGCGCTATGAAAAAGAGATGGCCAAGCTCCAGATTGAACTGGTCAAGATGCAGTCTTGGGCGCGAGAGACTGGGGCACGTATCGCCATCCTGTTCGAGGGGCGCGATGCCGCAGGCAAGGGTGGCACAATAAAGCGGTTCCGCGAAAACCTGAACCCACGCGGTGCCCGCATCGTGGCCCTGTCCAAACCCAGCGAGCGCGAACAGACCCAATGGTATTTCCAGCGCTACATCACCCATCTGCCGTCAGCGGGTGAAATCGTCTTCTTTGATCGCAGCTGGTACAACCGCGGCGTGGTGGAACCGGTATTTGGCTTTTGCACAGATGCGCAGCGAGAACGGTTTTTTGATCAGGTCAACGGGTTTGAGGAAGCCTTGGTCGAGGATGGGATTCAGCTGTTCAAGATCTGGCTTAACGTCGGTCGTGCCGAACAACTGCGCCGGTTCCTGTCCCGCGAAACCGACCCGCTAAAGCAATGGAAGCTGAGCCCGATTGACATCAAAGGGTTGGGCCTCTGGCAGGAATACTCCACCGCTATTGCTGATACGCTAAAGCGCAGCCATTCCTCACATGCACCCTGGACCATCGTGCGATCGGATGACAAGCGACGCGCACGGCTGGCGGCAATCCGGCAGGTGTTGCATGCGTTGGATTATCCCAACAAGGATGCCAAAGCGCTTGGCGATCTGGATGGCGATATCTCTGGCGGCCCGGATCTCTGGGATGCCTAA
- a CDS encoding alpha/beta fold hydrolase gives MAIKQVLIAALVLALGTGVTLWRASVREAAAVAAYPPQGEFIEVHGQQIHLLDLGQPPGLEPGDQAPDLVLIHGASGHIRDMTFRLAPALTDRYRVIIVDRPGLGYSDRIRGAEASLRAQAALIRGAVAKLGAERPIVLGQSYGGGVALSWALDAPDSLSALVMIGSVSHPWPTPLSLFYKVTSSPLGQRLAVPLLTAYVPETTIRNALTEVFAPQPVPAGYFEHFGPGLTLRRSALRANARQRANLLAEIETMVPRYRDLSLPIEAVHGRADTTVGLDLHARQLARDVPSVNLTVLEGIGHMPHQVATEAVVAAVDRAAARIKLR, from the coding sequence TTGGCCATTAAACAGGTGCTGATCGCTGCGCTTGTGCTCGCGCTTGGCACCGGGGTGACCCTGTGGCGCGCCTCTGTGCGGGAGGCTGCCGCAGTGGCCGCCTATCCGCCCCAAGGTGAGTTTATCGAGGTGCACGGCCAGCAGATTCATCTGCTGGATTTGGGCCAACCGCCTGGTCTGGAGCCGGGGGACCAGGCGCCTGATCTTGTGTTGATCCACGGTGCCAGTGGTCATATCCGCGATATGACCTTCCGGCTCGCTCCGGCGCTGACGGATCGCTACCGGGTGATCATCGTGGACCGGCCCGGACTGGGCTACAGCGACCGCATCCGTGGTGCAGAGGCCTCTTTGCGTGCGCAGGCGGCGTTGATCCGGGGCGCGGTTGCAAAACTCGGCGCCGAGCGCCCTATCGTGCTGGGTCAGAGCTACGGCGGCGGCGTCGCATTGTCTTGGGCATTGGACGCCCCTGACAGCCTGTCAGCGTTGGTCATGATCGGATCCGTGTCCCACCCCTGGCCCACACCGCTGAGCCTGTTCTACAAGGTAACCTCCTCGCCGCTGGGTCAGCGGCTGGCCGTACCCCTGCTGACCGCCTATGTCCCCGAAACCACCATTCGCAACGCCCTGACAGAGGTCTTCGCTCCGCAACCTGTTCCGGCGGGGTATTTTGAGCATTTCGGTCCTGGTCTCACGCTGCGGCGATCAGCACTCCGGGCCAATGCACGTCAACGGGCAAACCTTTTGGCAGAGATTGAGACCATGGTGCCACGTTATCGCGACCTGTCATTGCCGATCGAGGCGGTGCATGGTCGCGCTGACACGACTGTGGGATTGGATCTGCACGCACGGCAGCTGGCCCGGGATGTACCATCGGTAAATCTCACCGTGCTGGAGGGCATCGGGCACATGCCGCATCAGGTGGCCACCGAAGCGGTTGTCGCAGCTGTAGATCGCGCCGCCGCGCGCATCAAATTACGTTAA
- the metA gene encoding homoserine O-acetyltransferase MetA yields the protein MPIKIPSDLPAYDVLTNEGVMVMSPDQAARQDIRPLRIGLLNLMPKKIQTENQFARLIGATPLQIDLSLIRMTEHQTRNTAAEHMAEFYHSFQEIKHEKFDGLIITGAPIEHLEFEDVTYWDELCEVFDWTQTNVHSTFGVCWGGMAMINYFHGVKKHLLDHKIFGCFRHQNLDPASPYLRGFSDDCVIPVSRWTEIRQNEIDSRPGLRSLLGSDGSGPCLIEDPNHRALYIFNHFEYDSDTLKQEYDRDVASGTPINVPMNYYPDDDPSRKPQNRWRSHAHLLYGNWINAIYQSTPFDMAKIGH from the coding sequence ATGCCGATCAAGATCCCTTCAGACCTCCCTGCCTATGACGTTCTCACGAACGAAGGCGTGATGGTCATGTCGCCGGATCAGGCGGCACGTCAGGACATCCGCCCGCTGCGCATCGGTCTGCTCAATCTGATGCCGAAAAAAATCCAGACCGAAAACCAGTTCGCCCGGTTGATCGGCGCGACGCCCTTGCAGATCGACCTATCGCTGATCCGCATGACCGAGCATCAGACCCGCAACACCGCTGCTGAACATATGGCCGAATTCTACCACTCCTTTCAGGAGATCAAACACGAGAAATTCGATGGTTTGATCATCACCGGCGCACCGATTGAACATCTTGAGTTCGAGGATGTCACCTATTGGGATGAGCTGTGCGAGGTGTTTGACTGGACCCAGACCAACGTGCATTCCACCTTTGGCGTGTGCTGGGGCGGCATGGCGATGATCAACTATTTCCACGGTGTCAAAAAACATCTGTTGGATCACAAGATATTTGGCTGTTTCCGGCATCAGAACCTTGATCCGGCTTCTCCATATTTGCGTGGTTTCTCAGATGATTGTGTTATACCCGTTTCGCGCTGGACCGAAATTCGCCAGAATGAGATCGACAGCAGACCCGGCCTTCGCAGCCTGCTTGGTAGCGATGGCTCAGGCCCCTGCCTGATCGAGGATCCGAACCATCGCGCGCTCTATATCTTCAATCATTTTGAATATGACAGCGACACGTTGAAACAGGAATATGATCGCGACGTGGCCAGCGGCACGCCAATAAACGTGCCGATGAACTACTACCCGGACGATGATCCCAGCCGCAAACCGCAGAACAGGTGGCGCAGTCATGCGCATCTTCTTTATGGCAACTGGATCAATGCCATCTATCAATCCACGCCTTTTGATATGGCGAAGATTGGCCATTAA
- a CDS encoding outer membrane protein transport protein has product MKRYLATSAALALASGSAMASGLDRTGQPIGIIFEEGTYAEFSVATSSVDLSGNDRATTTVGSPGNPFQSATGDVGDRFNMFGAGYKRDINEQLSFAVIFDQPWGVDVNYPVGSSLLLGGTTAVADSNAITALLRYRFNENFSVHGGIRYQEIDGAINLAGGAYSSIGSQYNVQVNKDGAFGWVAGVAYEVPEIALRAALTYSSEIEHEFSLTETFVTGATASTSTKTKTPQSVNLDLQTGIAKDTLLFGSVRWAEHSVTNLVVPGLSGQAGRTVDLIDLDDSVTYTLGVGRKFNENWSGSLAVIYADVDGDNLVSPLAPTHGYEAIRLGVQYTQDKMKISAGIRYTKLGDAIAAPGGAVGVANFRDNDAVSFGLKVGYSF; this is encoded by the coding sequence ATGAAACGCTATCTTGCAACGTCAGCGGCGCTGGCGCTGGCTTCCGGCTCCGCTATGGCCAGCGGTCTTGATCGGACCGGCCAGCCGATTGGCATCATCTTTGAAGAAGGCACCTACGCCGAGTTTTCCGTGGCGACCTCATCTGTAGATCTGTCCGGTAATGACCGCGCCACCACCACCGTCGGTTCACCGGGTAACCCTTTTCAATCTGCGACCGGCGATGTCGGCGACCGCTTCAACATGTTTGGCGCAGGCTACAAGCGGGACATCAACGAGCAGCTGTCCTTCGCAGTGATCTTCGATCAGCCGTGGGGCGTCGACGTGAATTACCCGGTCGGAAGCTCACTCCTTTTGGGCGGCACCACCGCAGTGGCAGATTCCAATGCAATCACTGCACTGCTGCGCTACCGGTTCAACGAAAACTTCAGCGTCCACGGCGGCATCCGCTATCAGGAAATTGACGGCGCGATTAACCTTGCGGGCGGAGCCTATTCCTCTATCGGCAGCCAATACAACGTACAGGTCAACAAGGATGGTGCCTTTGGCTGGGTGGCCGGTGTCGCTTACGAAGTCCCGGAAATCGCTCTCCGCGCGGCTCTGACCTACAGTTCCGAAATCGAACACGAATTCAGCCTGACTGAAACTTTCGTCACCGGTGCCACCGCATCAACCTCGACCAAAACCAAAACACCGCAGTCGGTCAATCTAGACCTGCAGACCGGCATTGCAAAAGACACGCTGCTGTTTGGCAGTGTCCGTTGGGCAGAGCATAGCGTCACCAATCTGGTTGTGCCGGGCCTCAGCGGTCAGGCCGGTCGCACCGTAGACCTGATCGACCTTGATGACTCCGTCACCTACACGCTGGGTGTAGGTCGCAAATTCAACGAGAACTGGTCTGGTTCGCTTGCGGTAATCTATGCAGATGTCGATGGCGACAACCTCGTGTCACCGCTCGCGCCGACGCACGGCTATGAGGCAATCCGCCTTGGCGTGCAGTACACTCAGGACAAGATGAAGATCTCTGCCGGTATCCGCTATACCAAACTGGGTGACGCAATTGCCGCGCCCGGTGGTGCTGTGGGCGTCGCGAACTTTCGCGACAACGACGCCGTCAGCTTTGGCCTGAAGGTCGGCTATAGCTTCTGA
- a CDS encoding DMT family transporter, whose product MELNDRPIGTAAIWMIGAIVSFSAMAIAGREAGLSLDTFEIMTYRSAVGLVIVVVALTATGSWRQVRRDRLGLHLIRNAAHFTGQNLWFFAVTLIPLAQVFALEFTSPLWVLMLSPLLLGERLTRPRVLAAALGFIGILIVARPSPETLNAGVLAAGASAIFFALTIIFTKRLTRHEPIASILLWLTLLQLAMGLAISGWDGAISIPNAVTALWLLVIGCAGLAAHFCMTKALSIAPATVVVPIDFARLPAIAVAGMLIYGEALNLWILLGAAVIFCANYINILDAAGRLRAHSEQGRSA is encoded by the coding sequence ATGGAATTGAACGACCGACCGATTGGGACGGCTGCGATCTGGATGATCGGGGCGATTGTCTCCTTCTCTGCCATGGCGATTGCCGGGCGAGAGGCCGGTCTGAGCCTCGACACGTTTGAGATCATGACCTACCGCAGTGCAGTCGGCCTGGTGATCGTCGTCGTGGCTCTGACCGCGACGGGCAGCTGGCGCCAGGTACGGCGCGACCGGCTGGGCCTGCACCTCATCCGCAATGCCGCGCATTTCACTGGGCAGAACCTCTGGTTTTTTGCTGTGACCCTGATCCCGCTGGCACAGGTTTTTGCGCTCGAGTTCACATCGCCACTCTGGGTTCTGATGCTCTCTCCTCTCCTTCTGGGAGAGCGGTTGACGCGACCACGGGTGTTGGCAGCCGCACTTGGGTTCATCGGTATTCTGATTGTCGCGCGGCCCAGCCCTGAGACATTGAACGCTGGCGTGCTGGCCGCTGGGGCCTCTGCCATCTTCTTTGCTCTGACCATCATATTCACCAAACGACTGACCCGGCACGAGCCGATTGCCTCAATCCTGCTATGGCTGACGCTGCTGCAATTGGCGATGGGTTTGGCTATATCAGGTTGGGATGGTGCAATTTCAATTCCAAATGCCGTAACGGCACTTTGGTTGCTGGTCATCGGTTGCGCCGGGCTGGCGGCGCATTTCTGCATGACAAAAGCACTCTCCATTGCCCCTGCCACCGTTGTGGTGCCAATTGATTTTGCACGCCTGCCCGCCATCGCTGTGGCCGGAATGTTGATTTATGGTGAAGCGCTTAACCTTTGGATCCTGCTAGGCGCGGCGGTGATCTTCTGCGCCAATTACATCAACATCCTTGATGCCGCAGGACGATTGCGTGCGCATTCAGAACAAGGCCGTTCTGCCTAA